Part of the Falco naumanni isolate bFalNau1 chromosome 3, bFalNau1.pat, whole genome shotgun sequence genome is shown below.
ATAGCCAGGATTCATGGGGTTTTCAGCATGATCCTAATAAACCCTGTCATACTTACTAGTGTTAAGACAGGAGCACTGAACAGAAACTGTCTTAAGAACTACTGACAGCTTCTTTCCAAAAGCTAAAAAATGTCACTTTCATGAGCTGTGCCTTTACGCCACAGCGCAGAATGATTTCCAAAGGTTTCTATCTGCTTTTATGCAGCACTCACCAGCCTCTTAAATTTATTCTGCACTCAAATCCAGCTTCCTTGATAAAGGAAGATAATATTAGCTTATAAGAAATACACATCATCTTAAATCCCACACAAAGCTTTAGCCTGAGGATTTCCGGACAGACAGAGTTCATCCAAAGCAATTGAAGGTAGTTCAGGGGGTCATGGGATCAAGTCACATATGCGTTTCCTTTCTTCTCCGGCATCCCTCTGGTTAAGCCTGTGCTCCTGAATTGCTCTTTTGCAATAGGgtaaacaaataaatgttttgggttCAGGAGATATCTGTTGTCTGTAGAAGCAAGCTTATTTTGCCTTTCTCACTTTGTCTGTAGAAACCTAGCATcctacaggaaagaaaaatagccaCACATCTCAGAACCGTAGTTTTTGAGAAACAACAGCATTGTCATTCGTATAGAAAATTTCTAACCACCACTGTGTCTTGATGAAGGGAAAACAAGCACTGCCATCCCTTTTTCACAGCTGACAAAACAGATACGGATTAAGCGATTGCCAAGCATAATTTAGTAAGTTAGCAGCACAAGTAGCAATACAGTCCTGCACTTCCCCATTTGAATTACTAGGTTTTGTCAGTTGCTAGAATCCATTCATCTCTTTCTACAATAACAATCAGTAGATTTTGAGTCCCTAAAAATTAATATAGACTTAGTGCAACAGTTGAATAAAATTAGTACTTCTCATTAATACCTTTGCCACTGGTAATGGAAAGAGAAGACAGTGGGTATAGAGACAAACACCAGCAGCTAAACTTTTATTGCACTCTCTGCTTCTGAAGTCCATTCAAGAGTAGGATAGTGggacaaaaataattataggGGTCTTTCTACACAAAAGAGCCAGCTATTTAGAGGCAGGCAAAGTCATTTGAATGTCAATGAAATAACCATTAAAAGGCTGAGAAGCATTGCCATTTATTAAAAGATCTAAAGAATAGTTGCATGCACTATAGCAATCTTCTAGGTAGGAGTTGTTAATTTGGTATAAAAACCTATTAAGGACAGGGCAGAGCATAATTAAACAGGAGACAATACACACTGTGAAAAGGAAACTGGATTTGGAATTTTACAGCCTCTTATTTCATGTTTCTACATGAAATACTGTGCTCTATAATCTCTCCTTAATAACACCTATGTATTTCTAGCTCCCACAGcgttttgcatttcatttctagCAGTGGTCTCCTACAGCCTAGGGAGGAAGGTAAAACAAGGTTACGCACTTGAATGCTCTCCCACTCTTTCCAGCCTCACGGCAATCCTTCTTCCGAGAAAGCCTCTCATCAATGCCACTCCTTAATTGGCCCGAGAAcccctctttaaaaaaagctcTCGTCTCCCACAGGGCCGAGCTCTTTCTGCTATTCTGGCAGAGCTAAATCCAGACAAGGATGTGCCATTTACCAACACAAGTGTACTATAAATTCAAATGTACAGGAAAGAAGCAAGGTACTTCCAGAAGCTGTTGATGTTCTAACAGACCACATCTGGAGAAAATCTACGTGTAAGCCTGACAGGTTGTTAGTTCAAGAAAACGTGTAAGACACTAGTAGTACCACTCAATAACAAACAGAGGATCAGTCAAGAGACCCTGGGTAGACTCTGCACTAATGCACTGAACATTAAGCTAAACCCAACTGCTAGGCACAAGACTTTGTTACAGAGCTATGTGACACATGAGTTAGAAAAGGCCTCTGCAAAGATGAtcactttttaatatttatacaaAACAGTAAGAATATTCAGGTGTAGTGCAGCTTTAACCTCTCCTTTAGCAGTAACCCTGGTGCCTTTGCTGTCGCCCACACACTGCCAGGCAAGTAGAAGTGACACACAAAATGACTCCTACGTTACCCTTCCCTCGACTGTTAGCCTGAGGCACTGCAGTTCTTCATGTACACAGCTACTGTAGCTAAGTATGCCataatatttgagaaaaaagtaaatacaaatgCCCACAGCAGGACTAAGTAGCAATTGTTTGACATCTCCCGTAACACCCAGAGGCATAGAATTCTCCACTGATATATATCAAACAATCAtgtcatttaaaatactttgttctttctcctttatttaGCCACAACACAAATACAAGAGCAGTCAAACCCCGTCCAGTGAATCTCACTAGGTAAAACCTGTTCAGATTAAAATTCTCATGAAAACAACCAAAATGTATGTACATGCACACACTCTCACTCACACAAGAATTTAGCAGAGCCCTTACAGAACAAGGAGTGGTCTGAACTGCACCtaaaacatgacagaaaaaatcAACCATTTAGGATACATCTGTAGAGCAAGAAGGCTGTGCACTGAACGGTTCCCCACTGTGCCATTCCATCGGCTCTTTAAATACCAGCATCATTCATTCCAGGTGCAAATTTGAAGCTCGCAGAGGGACAGAGTCTGATCTCAGTTACCCAAGAACACAGGGTCACAGAACAACTACTCCACTGTAACTCAGAGCAGAATCTGGCCCTATGAAATGGATGTGCATATGACTAGCTCTGGCTGGAAGACTACTACAGgtgacaacttttttttttcccttcacttccCCAGCAACTAAACCCACCACCAATATAATTTGGCTTTTGCACCATCCTCACTCTAGAGTTTGCCCTAAAGCATGTACTGCTCCTTTCCATGGAAGAAATAGTGTTGCAGTTCTGAGATGTGGGTAAATGTCCACTAGGAACTAGAATAAGACCACCAAATATACCAAACCACCgcagaagaaatagaaattgaGCTCTATAGAAAAACCTGGTCAAGCTGGTCCATCTGATTTGTCAACGCTTTGTTCAGAAATATAAGACTCAAATATAGTTTACAAAAGGAGTAATTCTTTACAAGACATCTCAATGTCACAATACTAACAAAACCACAGCTTGTTAATGCTGAGAAAAGTGGTCTTGGAAAAATTAATATCTAAACTAGGCTGTTGCTAACAATAATAGGTGATATCTCTTCATAAAAAGGCAGTCTGACACACTCAAGAATAATGAAACATTTGAAACAAACTGTTTACAAAAGTGATTTAAATGCTCAGCACAAATCTAACACAAGCGTTAACGActattgtaattttatttttggacaACTTCAgcaactatttaaaaaaaaacaacaaacaaacaaactcctaatacaaaaatgtagaaaacaaaaagaaaaatccaaagagACAGTTTTTAGACAAACTTAGTTAAGGTGAAGCTGTACCTTTGTCCCAGTTATTAAGAACTTCAACTTTAAGCGTTGCATAACCCAGCTCAGCTAGGTTTGTAGGTTTCCCCACCCTTACTAAAGAGTTAGTTCTTAGAAGGCTCCAATCTCAGTCCCCCAGGGTCTGTATGGTTTGCTAAGGGTTGCTGACTGCGTCGGTGTAGCCGGGCTCAGCACATTGGGGGAGAGCAGATGGAAGGAGCCAAACGAAAAGGGGAATGCAGACAGAGATGCcatggaggagaggagaggaggagacagtTTGGTAGTAGATGTGACCACCGGGAGCACTGGTCCAACGCTGCCATTTGGGGGCACTCTGAGTGAGGAAGTTTCAGCATGTGGGGCAGCAATTCTGGTCTGGTGATGCGGTTCTGTGGAGGAAGCTGTAGTACTGGTATTACCGTGCCCATTTTGAGCCAGCAGCAACGGGTGAGATATGTGAGGGTGATGTCCAAAGGCACTGCCCCAAGGAATGTGTCCAATGCCAGTGTGTGCGCTACTTGCTGCTTCCCGTTGAGAGGCGTAGTTATTGAGATGAGACACAAGTCGAACTCGCAGAGGATCGGAGGCGTCCAGACCCTCTATAATACTAAGGTATCGAGCAACTTCAGCCAGGCACTCTCGAAACCCTAGACTCCGATAGTCCATAGCCAAAGCATGAGCATCAAAATAGCCtaagagaaaagaacaaaaaatggaCTCTTAAGACGTTGTTTTCTAGTCATTGCCTACATGTAGCCTCCCCACTCCACCCTCCCCTATAAGCATACTTCGCTTGGATGTGGTTAGTATTCCCAACCACAGATTAGCTGCcaagctcctttttttttccttcttcttttttgtccaacaagcttttcttttatatCTGTGCTGTGATGCTGCAAGTCCCAAGACCAGTCACAGGCTGCCATTTTTAAACTGGAATTGGACACTATCACTGGAGGAAagtacttttgttttttccacgTCTCCCCAGTCCAAGCAAAACCACAGTGCAGTGAAACTCATCAGAAACACTAGTCCCAGCTTATCAGAGGGGAATTCTGCAGGCAACACGCTTTTTCCCTAAAAGTG
Proteins encoded:
- the HEY1 gene encoding hairy/enhancer-of-split related with YRPW motif protein 1, which produces MGETGAGRGAGRALGALLPRAPRRLPDGRPRPAAAAAMKRAHPEYSSSDSEELDEAVEVEKESADENGNLSSAAGSVSPSTSSQILARKRRRGIIEKRRRDRINNSLSELRRLVPSAFEKQGSAKLEKAEILQMTVDHLKMLHTAGGKGYFDAHALAMDYRSLGFRECLAEVARYLSIIEGLDASDPLRVRLVSHLNNYASQREAASSAHTGIGHIPWGSAFGHHPHISHPLLLAQNGHGNTSTTASSTEPHHQTRIAAPHAETSSLRVPPNGSVGPVLPVVTSTTKLSPPLLSSMASLSAFPFSFGSFHLLSPNVLSPATPTQSATLSKPYRPWGTEIGAF